From a single Helicovermis profundi genomic region:
- a CDS encoding sigma-54 interaction domain-containing protein — translation MKNIYNINNLYNLLDYVSDGIQIFDQNAKLIYCNKKASQVDDINIELSLGKSILEIYPSLSEETSTLLEVIKTGKPIIDKEQTFTTYRGSVITTINTTLPIYDKENIFGAVEISRNITDIKELSEKYVDLKTKVYSNKKIKISDIDTSKYIFDDIVTKNIDFEKLKKHALKAANLEIPILISGETGTGKELLVHSIHSESKRKNNSFIAQNCAALPLGLLEGILFGSVKGGFTGAANRKGLFEIADGGTLFLDELNSMPLELQGKLLRVIQDGVVRRVGDIKTRKVDVRIIAALNIDPFTAMNSNLLRKDLYFRLSTLSLNIPPLRERKEDIPILIKHFINKFNKKFNKNILGVVKETEKLFIEYNWPGNVRELEHVIESAVSMTENRYVNNEFLPKNLEKFAKELLVDEKYKHEYSLKKVIEKTEKNMIEKIFKESMGNVTTSSKVLGIPRQTLQYKIKKYKIKL, via the coding sequence ATGAAAAATATTTATAATATAAATAATCTTTATAATTTACTTGATTATGTTTCTGATGGGATACAAATTTTTGATCAAAATGCTAAATTAATCTATTGTAATAAAAAAGCATCACAAGTTGATGATATTAATATTGAATTATCTTTAGGAAAAAGTATTCTAGAAATATATCCGTCGTTATCAGAAGAAACAAGTACGTTGCTAGAAGTAATTAAAACTGGAAAACCTATAATTGATAAGGAACAAACATTTACTACATATAGGGGAAGTGTTATCACAACAATAAACACAACTTTACCAATATATGATAAAGAAAACATATTTGGTGCGGTTGAAATATCGAGAAATATCACTGATATTAAAGAATTATCTGAGAAATATGTAGATTTAAAAACTAAGGTATATAGCAATAAAAAAATCAAAATAAGTGATATAGATACTTCAAAGTATATATTTGATGATATAGTTACAAAAAATATAGATTTTGAAAAATTGAAAAAACATGCTCTAAAGGCTGCTAATTTAGAGATACCTATTTTAATTTCAGGAGAAACAGGTACTGGAAAAGAGCTTTTAGTTCATTCAATTCATAGCGAAAGTAAAAGAAAAAATAATTCTTTTATTGCGCAAAACTGTGCAGCACTTCCCTTAGGTTTACTCGAAGGGATATTATTTGGAAGTGTCAAAGGTGGATTTACTGGTGCTGCAAATAGGAAAGGACTTTTTGAAATTGCAGATGGAGGAACTTTATTTTTGGACGAACTAAATTCAATGCCGCTGGAATTACAAGGTAAACTGCTTAGAGTTATTCAAGATGGTGTAGTAAGGAGGGTAGGAGATATCAAAACCAGGAAAGTTGATGTTAGGATAATTGCAGCTTTAAACATTGATCCATTTACTGCTATGAATAGTAATTTACTTAGGAAAGATTTGTATTTTAGACTAAGCACATTGAGTTTAAACATTCCTCCGCTTCGAGAAAGAAAAGAAGATATTCCTATACTAATTAAACATTTTATAAACAAATTCAATAAAAAATTCAATAAAAATATACTTGGAGTTGTAAAAGAAACAGAAAAGCTATTTATAGAATATAATTGGCCAGGGAATGTTAGAGAACTTGAGCATGTAATAGAAAGTGCAGTTTCGATGACGGAAAATAGATATGTTAATAATGAATTTTTGCCTAAAAATTTAGAAAAATTCGCAAAAGAGTTGCTAGTGGATGAAAAATATAAACATGAGTATTCTCTAAAAAAGGTTATAGAAAAAACAGAAAAAAATATGATAGAAAAAATTTTTAAAGAAAGTATGGGGAATGTAACTACAAGTTCAAAAGTGCTTGGAATTCCACGTCAAACTTTGCAGTATAAAATTAAAAAGTATAAAATAAAACTTTAA
- the ablA gene encoding lysine 2,3-aminomutase, whose protein sequence is MGNYYNNIELWKNVTEDQWNDWTWQTKNRITDLDTLKKVVNITEEEENGIKKSLEILRMGITPYYAAHMDKNDSHCPIRMQAVPTIYETYRSAADMDDPLHEDSDSPVPGLTHRYPDRVLLLITDMCSMYCRHCTRRRFAGSKDTGMPMDRIDAAIEYIRNTPVVRDVLLSGGDALLVSDERLEYIISKLRAIPHVEIIRIGSRVPVVMPQRITDDLVNMLKKYHPIWLNTHFNHSKEVTPESIEACRKLADAGVPLGNQSVLLKGINDCVHIMRDLVHNLVKMRVRPYYIYQCDLSTGIEHFRTPVSKGIEIIEGLRGHTSGYAVPTFVVDAPGGGGKIPVMPQYLISQSPNKVVLRNFEGVITTYTEPDTYVSDCQCEICKNEREHKITGVGGLLQGNQINIELKHLDREERSHHE, encoded by the coding sequence GTGGGAAACTATTACAACAATATAGAGCTCTGGAAAAATGTTACTGAGGATCAATGGAATGATTGGACTTGGCAAACAAAAAACAGAATTACTGATTTGGATACACTTAAAAAGGTTGTAAATATTACAGAGGAAGAAGAAAATGGAATTAAAAAATCGCTTGAAATATTAAGAATGGGAATTACTCCATACTATGCAGCTCATATGGATAAAAATGATAGTCATTGTCCTATTAGAATGCAAGCTGTTCCTACAATATATGAAACATATAGATCGGCAGCTGATATGGATGATCCACTTCATGAAGATTCTGATTCACCAGTTCCAGGATTAACTCATCGTTATCCAGATAGAGTATTACTTTTAATTACAGATATGTGTTCTATGTATTGTAGACATTGTACTAGAAGAAGATTTGCTGGTAGCAAAGATACAGGTATGCCAATGGATAGAATTGATGCTGCTATAGAGTACATAAGAAATACTCCTGTAGTTCGTGATGTTCTTCTTTCTGGAGGAGATGCTTTACTTGTTTCAGATGAAAGACTTGAATATATTATCTCAAAATTAAGAGCTATTCCTCATGTTGAGATTATTAGAATTGGTTCTAGAGTTCCAGTTGTAATGCCTCAAAGAATTACTGATGATTTAGTAAATATGCTTAAAAAATACCATCCGATTTGGTTAAACACACATTTTAACCATTCTAAGGAAGTTACTCCAGAATCAATTGAAGCTTGTAGAAAACTTGCTGATGCGGGAGTTCCACTTGGTAATCAATCGGTATTATTAAAAGGAATTAATGATTGTGTTCATATAATGCGTGATTTAGTTCATAATTTAGTGAAGATGAGAGTTAGACCTTACTATATCTATCAATGTGATTTATCTACAGGAATCGAGCATTTTAGAACTCCAGTTTCAAAAGGTATTGAAATAATTGAAGGTTTAAGAGGTCATACTTCAGGATACGCAGTTCCAACATTTGTTGTAGATGCTCCTGGTGGAGGTGGTAAAATTCCTGTTATGCCACAATATTTAATATCACAATCACCTAATAAAGTAGTTTTAAGAAACTTTGAAGGGGTAATTACTACTTATACTGAACCAGATACGTATGTTAGCGATTGTCAGTGTGAGATTTGTAAAAATGAAAGAGAACATAAAATCACTGGAGTGGGTGGTTTACTTCAAGGAAATCAAATTAATATTGAGTTAAAGCATTTAGATAGAGAAGAGAGATCACATCACGAATAA
- a CDS encoding L-erythro-3,5-diaminohexanoate dehydrogenase: MKTGCKFGTHRVIEPKGTLPQPAQKIDNTMEIYDNEILIDVQTLNIDSASFTQIKTQAGKDIEKIKEIMKEIVATRGKHHNPVTGSGGMLIGKVKEIGPKLEGKTDLKVGDRIATLVSLSLTPLVINEIKEVRIDIDQVDIDGQAILFESGIYAKIPADMPENLALSVLDVAGAPAQTRKLVKEGDTVVVVGGAGKSGMLCLYEAKKKVGKNGKVICLGHSEKSLNRVKKANLADVYVACDATKPVEVMEAVKEATNGQMADVTINCVNIQKTEMGCILSTKDTGLIYFFSMATSFTTAALGAEGVGMDTTMIIGNGYAKGHADIALNIMRESKELRELYTDLYA, from the coding sequence ATGAAAACAGGATGCAAATTTGGTACACACAGAGTTATTGAACCAAAAGGAACTCTTCCACAACCAGCTCAAAAAATTGATAACACTATGGAAATTTATGATAATGAAATATTAATTGATGTTCAAACTCTTAATATTGACTCGGCAAGTTTTACTCAAATCAAGACTCAAGCTGGAAAAGATATTGAAAAAATTAAAGAAATAATGAAAGAAATTGTTGCTACAAGAGGTAAGCATCATAATCCAGTAACTGGTTCGGGTGGAATGCTTATTGGAAAAGTTAAAGAAATTGGTCCTAAACTTGAAGGAAAAACTGATCTTAAAGTTGGAGATAGAATTGCAACTTTAGTGTCATTGTCTTTAACTCCATTAGTTATTAATGAAATTAAAGAAGTAAGAATAGATATTGATCAAGTAGATATTGATGGACAAGCTATTTTATTTGAAAGTGGTATTTACGCTAAAATTCCTGCTGATATGCCAGAAAACTTAGCTTTATCTGTACTTGATGTTGCTGGAGCTCCTGCTCAAACAAGAAAATTAGTTAAAGAAGGAGACACAGTTGTTGTAGTTGGTGGAGCAGGAAAATCTGGAATGCTTTGCCTTTATGAAGCAAAGAAAAAAGTTGGTAAAAATGGTAAAGTAATTTGCCTTGGACATAGTGAAAAATCGTTAAATAGAGTTAAAAAAGCTAATTTAGCTGATGTATACGTGGCTTGTGATGCTACTAAGCCGGTTGAAGTAATGGAAGCTGTTAAGGAAGCAACTAATGGTCAAATGGCTGATGTAACTATTAACTGTGTAAACATTCAAAAAACTGAAATGGGATGTATTTTATCTACAAAAGATACTGGTTTAATCTATTTCTTTAGTATGGCTACAAGTTTTACAACTGCTGCTTTAGGAGCAGAAGGTGTTGGAATGGATACAACTATGATAATCGGTAATGGATATGCAAAAGGTCATGCAGATATAGCTTTAAATATTATGAGAGAAAGTAAAGAATTAAGAGAGCTTTATACTGACTTATACGCTTAA